In a genomic window of Hyphomicrobiales bacterium:
- the hppA gene encoding sodium-translocating pyrophosphatase (pyrophosphate-energized proton pump; pyrophosphate-energized inorganic pyrophosphatase; H+-PPase; can cleave pyrophosphate to two phosphates; can generate a proton motive force and drive pyrophosphate synthesis when PMF is sufficient) translates to MDPLYIVVLCGLLSIAYGIWAITSVMASDAGNKRMQEIAGAIQEGATAYLTRQYTTIAIAGVLIFAIVWWQLSLMAAIGFAIGAILSALAGFIGMLVSVRANVRTAQAASQSLSAGLGIAFKAGAVTGMLVAGLALLGVAVYYVVLTRFMGFESADRAVIDALVALGFGASLISIFARLGGGIFTKGADVGGDLVGKVEAGIPEDDPRNPATIADNVGDNVGDCAGMAADLFETYAVTVVATMVLGSIFFAGTALVGDVMLYPLAIGAACVVTSIIGTFFVRLGANGSIMGALYKGFIATAILSLIVLYPVTHIVFGGMDTVMTTVRGMTFTPLDLYACGVIGMVVTGLIVWITEYYTGTNFRPVRSIATASVSGHGTNVIQGLAISLEATALPALVIIAGIIVTFNLAGLFGIAITVTTMLALAGFVVALDAFGPVTDNAGGIAEMADLPPEVRNTTDALDAVGNTTKAVTKGYAIGSAGLGALVLFAAYTEDLKFFSEHPDQFPYFADIGALEFSLSNPYVVVGLFFGGLLPYLFGGIAMTAVGRAAGAVVEEVRRQFREKPGIMEGKDRPDYGRAVDMLTRAAIKEMMVPSLLPVLSPIVVYFLINAIAGKNAAFSALGAMLLGVIVTGLFVAISMTAGGGAWDNAKKYIEDGNHGGKGSEAHKAAVTGDTVGDPYKDTAGPAVNPMIKITNIVALLLLAILAH, encoded by the coding sequence ATGGATCCGCTTTACATCGTTGTCCTGTGTGGTCTGCTTTCCATTGCTTACGGCATCTGGGCCATCACCTCGGTGATGGCTTCCGACGCGGGCAACAAGCGCATGCAGGAAATCGCCGGTGCCATTCAGGAGGGCGCCACCGCCTATCTGACGCGCCAGTACACCACCATCGCCATCGCCGGCGTGCTGATCTTCGCCATCGTCTGGTGGCAATTGTCGCTGATGGCCGCCATTGGCTTTGCAATCGGCGCCATTCTCTCCGCCCTGGCAGGTTTCATCGGCATGCTCGTCTCGGTCCGCGCCAATGTGCGTACCGCACAGGCCGCCAGCCAGAGCCTTTCCGCCGGACTCGGTATCGCCTTCAAGGCCGGCGCCGTCACCGGCATGCTGGTTGCCGGTCTCGCGCTGCTCGGCGTTGCTGTCTACTACGTGGTGCTGACCCGGTTCATGGGCTTTGAAAGCGCAGACCGGGCGGTGATCGACGCCCTCGTCGCGCTTGGCTTCGGTGCTTCGCTGATTTCGATCTTCGCCCGTCTCGGCGGCGGCATCTTCACCAAGGGCGCGGACGTCGGCGGCGATCTGGTCGGCAAGGTCGAAGCCGGTATCCCCGAGGACGACCCGCGCAATCCGGCGACCATTGCCGATAACGTCGGCGACAATGTCGGCGACTGCGCCGGCATGGCGGCCGACCTGTTCGAAACCTACGCAGTGACCGTGGTTGCAACCATGGTTCTGGGCTCGATCTTCTTTGCGGGCACGGCTCTTGTCGGTGACGTCATGCTTTATCCGCTGGCAATCGGCGCGGCCTGTGTCGTCACTTCGATCATCGGCACCTTCTTCGTGCGCCTCGGCGCCAACGGCTCGATCATGGGTGCGCTCTACAAGGGCTTCATCGCCACGGCCATTCTGTCGCTGATCGTGCTCTATCCGGTGACCCATATCGTCTTCGGCGGTATGGACACGGTGATGACAACGGTGCGCGGCATGACCTTCACGCCGCTCGACCTGTATGCCTGCGGTGTCATCGGTATGGTTGTCACCGGTCTCATCGTCTGGATCACCGAGTACTACACCGGCACCAACTTCCGCCCGGTTCGCTCGATTGCGACAGCATCCGTCAGCGGCCACGGCACCAACGTGATCCAGGGTCTGGCGATTTCGCTCGAAGCCACGGCTCTGCCGGCACTCGTCATCATCGCCGGCATTATCGTCACGTTTAATCTCGCCGGCCTGTTCGGCATTGCCATCACGGTGACGACCATGCTGGCGCTTGCCGGTTTCGTCGTTGCGCTCGATGCCTTCGGTCCGGTGACCGACAACGCCGGCGGCATTGCCGAAATGGCCGATCTTCCGCCGGAAGTGCGCAACACCACCGACGCGCTCGACGCGGTTGGCAACACCACCAAGGCCGTCACCAAGGGCTATGCCATCGGTTCGGCCGGTCTTGGCGCTCTGGTGCTGTTCGCGGCCTACACGGAAGACCTGAAGTTCTTCAGTGAACATCCGGATCAGTTCCCGTACTTCGCCGACATCGGTGCGCTCGAGTTCTCGCTCTCCAATCCGTATGTGGTGGTCGGACTGTTCTTCGGCGGCCTCCTGCCGTATCTGTTCGGCGGTATCGCCATGACCGCGGTTGGCCGCGCCGCCGGCGCGGTGGTCGAGGAAGTGCGCCGCCAGTTCCGCGAGAAGCCGGGCATCATGGAAGGCAAGGATCGGCCGGACTATGGCCGCGCCGTCGACATGCTGACCAGGGCTGCGATCAAGGAAATGATGGTTCCTTCATTGCTTCCGGTGCTGTCGCCGATCGTGGTGTACTTTCTGATCAACGCGATTGCCGGCAAGAACGCTGCCTTCTCCGCGCTTGGTGCCATGCTGCTCGGCGTGATCGTGACCGGTCTCTTCGTCGCGATCTCCATGACCGCCGGTGGCGGTGCCTGGGACAATGCCAAGAAGTACATCGAAGACGGCAATCATGGTGGCAAGGGTTCCGAAGCCCACAAGGCGGCGGTGACCGGCGACACGGTCGGCGATCCGTACAAGGATACTGCCGGCCCGGCCGTCAACCCGATGATCAAGATCACCAACATCGTGGCTCTTCTGCTGCTGGCGATCCTCGCGCACTAA